From the Paenibacillus sp. MMS20-IR301 genome, the window GATCATAAGCTCCAGCAAGAAGTAGACAAACGCAGAACCTTTGCGATTATTTCCCACCCGGATGCGGGTAAAACAACATTGACTGAGAAACTGCTGCTCTTCGGGGGCGCTATCCGCCTGGCAGGAACCGTAAAAGCCCGTAAGGCAAGCAAGCATGCGACAAGTGACTGGATGGAAATTGAGAAGCAGCGCGGAATCTCGGTTACTTCCTCCGTCATGCAGTTTGATTATCTGGATCACAGGGTGAACATTCTGGATACTCCGGGTCACCAGGACTTCAGTGAGGACACGTACCGCACATTAACTGCAGCCGACAGCGCGGTCATGCTGATTGACGTAGCGAAGGGTGTGGAAGCACAGACAATCAAGCTGTTCCAGGTCTGCGCGAAGCGCGGCATTCCAATCTTCACCTTCATCAACAAGCTGGACCGCGAAGGCCGCAGCCCGTTTGAATTGATGGAAGAGCTGGAGAATGTACTGGGCATCCGCTCGGTGCCGATGAACTGGCCGATTGGCATGGGCCGTGAGCTGTGCGGCGTATACGACCGGATGAAGAATCAGGTGGAGCTGTTCCAGGGTGACGACCATTCCGTAATTAAGGTGCAGAAGGTAGAAAGCTACCGTGACCCGGTTATCCGCGAGATGGCCGGCGAATATCTGCATGATCAGCTTTGCGCTGATTTGGAGCTGCTGGATGTAGCTGGTGATCCTTTTGACTATGACAAGGTGATGCGCGGCGAGATTACTCCGGTCTTCTTCGGCAGTGCGATTAACAACTTCGGCGTGCAGACCTTCCTCGATAACTTCCTGGAGCTTGCACCGAAGCCTGAGCCGCGCCGCAGCACAGAGGGTCAGATTGAACCGACGAATGAGAAATTCACCGGCTATGTGTTCAAAATCCAGGCCAACATGAACCCGGCGCACCGCGACCGTATTGCCTTCCTGCGCATCGTGTCCGGCAAGTTCGAGCGCGGCATGAGCGTGAAGCATGTGCGGGCCGGCAAAGACATCAAGCTGTCCCAGCCGCAGCAGTTCCTGGCCCAGGACCGGGATATTGTCGAAGAAGCGTATCCGGGCGATATTATCGGCCTGTTCGATCCGGGGATTTTCCGGATTGGCGACACGCTGAGCCAGGCAGGGGATATTGAGTTCGATGAGCTGCCGACGTTCTCGCCGGAGATTTTCTCCAAAGTGAGCATTAAGAATGCACTGAAATCGAAGCAGTTCCAGAAGGGAATCGACCAGCTGACCGAAGAGGGCATGATCCAGGTGTTCCGTACGGTGAACTTCGATGATATCCTGCTGGGTGTCGTCGGACAGCTGCAGTTCGAAGTATTCGAATACCGGATGAAGGGCGAGTACGGCGTAGATGTCCAGCTGCAGCGGATGAGCTACCAGTTCGCACGCTGGATTGTGGATGAGAACAAACCGGATGCCAGCAAGTTCCGGATTAACTCCACGCTGGTTACCGATAAGAAGGGCAATTATGTGGTGCTGTTCGAGAACGAATACGCCATGCGGACCGCGATGGAGAAGAACCCTACTGCGAAATTCCTGGAAACCGCGCCTTGAAATGTACCATTGATGTAGGATGAGCTGACAGCTTATTGACTGACCGTTTATAAAAAACCTCCGCTTCCGCGTGCAGCTGCACGGCGGATGTCGGAGGTTTTTGGCGGAAGGAGCGGCTTCAGGTGGTGATTGACCCCGGGGTGAGCCCGTCCAGATGGCGGTGGAGCATCGAGAGGACACGGTCCTGCTTGGCAGGGTCGAGATCCTTCCAGATCATTTCGAACACGACGCCAAGACCGGGAAGCGCGGCTTCCGGCCCGTCCACGGAATTCTCAATCACCTCCCGCAGCCCCTCTTCCGTCTGGCCGTGCACCTTGTGAATGATGGCCTGGCGCAAATCAATAGTAACCGGCATGGTTAACCTCCTGTAAGTTTTGTTAGCATAAGCATCCTGAACCGACTTCGCAAAACTGGCTTCGGAAGCATGTGCTTAGTTTGGTTAGCATTCTCGTTATAAGATGCCCTGTACCCGGGCGGAAAATTCAAGTTTGGAACGGCTTATGCTATACTGTTGAAGATGCAGAAGTACGGGCGGGAGGTACAATTATAATGGCAAAAAAACAATATGCCGTCATCGGAATGGGACGTTTCGGCTCAAGTGTAGCCAAGGCGCTCAGCGGCATGGGGTTCGATGTGCTGGCCATCGATGCGGACGAGCAGCGGACCCAGGAAATCTCGAATATTGTAACCCACGCGGTATCCGCGGATTCCACCGATGAAGAGGCGCTGCGGGCGCTTGGCATCCGCAACTTCGATGTGGTGGTTGTAGCGATCGGTGAGGATATTCAGGCCAGCATTCTGACCACGCTGATCCTGAAGGATCTTGGCGTGCCGGCGATTCTGGCCAAGGCCAAGAATGAGCTGCACGGCAAGGTACTGGGTAAAATCGGGGCCGATAAGGTAATCTACCCTGAGCGGGATATGGGGAACCGGGTGGCGCATCATCTGGCCTCGCCGAACATTCTCGACTATATCGAGCTGTCGCCGGATTACAGCATTCTCGATATGAAGGTGTCCGGGCAGATGCTCGGCAAAAACCTGATCGAGCTTAACATCCGCGCCAAATACGGCTGCAATGTCATGGCGATCCGCCGGGGCGAAGAGATGAATATCTCCCCGAGGGCGGAGGACCGGCTGACTGAAGGCGATGTACTCGTCATTGTCGGACGGAAGGACAATCTGACGAAGCTGGAGCTGGCTTATCAATAGGGGAAGTATGAGTGAGTACAGATATAGGGACAGATACATGTACGGTGCGGCTAATTGTATTTTGTGCAGTTATTTTAAATGGATTAATCTTTTATTTGAAAATAGATGTACTTGGTACAACTAAAATCACACTAATGGCGAAAATTTACTCCAACCGCTACTTTTAGTTGTACAGACTGCAGTTAAAAGGGATTTGCTGCGGAAAGGCTGTTTTTAGTTGTACTAACTACAGTTAAGTCGCCCGGTTGGTTTAGCATATTTAAGATCAGGAATCTGCAAGCAACAGAAAGGTAGGAGCTCATGGAAATTATATCGCCGCAGAATACGCGGGTGAAGGAATGGTCCGGGCTGCAGGAGAAGAAGCACCGCGACAAGTCCGGTAAATATATCGTGGAAGGCATTCATCTGGTGCAGGAGGCGCTGCTGGCGGAAGCGGATGTGGAATGCCTGGCTTTTGACCTTGATAAAGGCATGCCGGCGGAGCTGAAGCCCCTGCTGCAGGCCGTGCAGGGGATGGAGGTCATCGGCGTGTCGGCGGCGGTAATTGCGAAGTGCAGCAGCACGAATACGCCGCAGCCGGTCTTTGCCATTGTGCGCAAGGAACAGCAGGGCGTTGAAGCGATCCTGGCGAAGCCGGATAGTCTCGTGATTGTGCTGGACGGCGTCCAGGACCCGGGCAACGTGGGGACGATTATCCGCAGCGCGGATGCTTCAGGCGCAGACGGCGTCATCCTCGGCCAGGGCTGCGCCGATCTGTTTAACCCGAAGACCATCCGGTCCACGATGGGCTCGATGTTCCATCTCCCGGTAGTGGAGGGGGATCTCGGTGCGATTCTGCCGCAGGCGCGGGAACGGGGCGCGCTGCTGGTCAGCACTTCGCTGAGCGGTGAGGATTCCTGCTACACCCATGACTTCCGCGGCAGCCAGTGGCTGCTGATCGGCAGCGAAGGCAAAGGCATCTCGCCGCAGACCGCAGCGCTGGTCGACAAGAGCATCATCATCCCGATGGCCGGCCGGGCGGAGTCGCTGAATGCGGCGATGGCGGCAACGATTCTGCTGTTTGAGGGGATGCGGCAGCGGGGTATCCACTCCAAATAAACCCGTCAGAGTGGTAATTAAAGAATGCAGGGTTGCTGGAAAACATATATCCAGAAAGATAATATGTAAGGAAATGAATATAAAAAAAGAAAAAGCTGTTTATAGTAACCCGTATATTATAAAGCTTATTGAGGATTCTGATTGTGATCTCAAAACTTTCTCCAATTTAATTGAAGCGTAAATATTTTATCAAAGAGTAATGTTATTGCAATTAAACAAGTAGAAAAGCTTTATACTAACAACTTGGAAGGAGGGCGGAATACCATCCTTCCAAGTTGTTTAACAGGTTAAAAGATAAGTTACATCGAATTATCTTTTTAACTTAATTACTTGATATGACTTGAAGCACTATGTTGTAAGTTTCTCTTAGATAGTTATTAGTTGCACTAAGAATTTCTAATTGCTCTTGACTAACTATTGCTTTTGACAATCCCGGTTGAACGATATATATACTTAAATGAAATGGGTAAAACTTTGCCATTTTCTTGAGTTCATTAAGTTTTTTGAGTTCACCTAGTTCAAATCGGGAAGCTCTTCCACTTCTAAGTCGCATTCCTTCTCGACGTTCTAAATGTTTTAGTAAAGCGTATATATCGTCTTTCCATCGGATGCTTTTTTGAGCTTGTCCACAAACTTCATAAAGATCGGAAACTCTGGCACCTGGGGAAGAACCATGTGAATATTTGCAGTGGTAAAATTGAATATAAATTTTCTCATCTGCCACCCTTATAGTGACAACATCTGCTGCTTCTCCAGAACTATCATCATCGAAAATTATATCGTAAATTCCTTCTGCTAATAGCTTTTGGATCAAAGCATATTGAATAGAGTCGGGTCTTTTCACTTCATTTTGTGATTCTTTTGTAATATCAGTATTATTCCAATTCCATCCGTTAATATAATCAGAGTTATAGGGAAGATAGTTAGCCCTGTTTGGATTAACAAAATAATTGTTAGCCAGAAATGAACCATTGTGAAAACGAATAATAGGTGCTTCTTCATAAAACCAAGTTGTAATGCTTTTCTTTGTCCCACCTTTTTTTATTTCAATATTCGATCGGTTACTCTGAATGTAACGGTAGTTTCTACCCTCTTCTATTGTGGGGTCGAAATGGAGTTCTAATTCTCCTTGATAGTTAGGTGTTACAAGCTTGAATTTTATGTTTCCTTCTAGGGAAGGAGTTTCAAGTTGTAGCTCACACTCATATAATGGATAGTTAGTTCCATTTACTTCGATGTGAATCAATGATTCGCTATCAATAGCAAAAGATGTAGGCCACTCGATCGTAATTGGCATAAGGTTTGGTCTTTCTCTAATTATTATGGGTTTAAGAACGCCAGCTAGAAGATCATCTACATTTATTGATTCATCAGTTATCTTTGTTCCTACTGCATCACACCAATCGCACCAATCAGAAATCGTAGCAATCTTTCTGGACCATATCTTACCTCTGTAAGAACACCCAATGCTAGTCTTCTCACCGTTTTCGAATCCTAGACCAAAGATATTAGACTTAAAAGTATTTCTTTTTTGGGCATCAGATAATCCTTGTGCAATATCTACCCCGGTGTACATTCGGAAACTTATCGGTCCATGAAAGGCATCGTTAAGTCCTACATTTTGCAATATAATTCTGTTAAGCCCATGGAAAGTTTTAAAAATGTCCTCTCCTTTTATTATTTCAGCATTCTTAGTTATCACTTCAGCTAATTGTTGATGAGTGCCTTTAATTGTGCTATTTATGAAAAGTAATCCTTTGGTGATATCGAAATATACAATATAGATATCCCACGAAATATTGTAAATCTCACGAATATCCCCCCAACTGACAGGGATTATATTTTTTATTACAGCAACCAAGATTTTACGTTCATTATGGATAGTATAGAGGACCTCTTGGCTTTTAGGGAAAATTTCAAGAATTCTGTCAGGTTGCCAAGCATGGCTATTTGTTTTGTATGAAACAGTACTCATTTTTGGATAAATATTTTGAATAGGAATTTCCTCTATAAGCCCCGTTTGAAACCCACTTAGGAATTCAGATTGCTCAACAACAGTTCTTATTGCTCCAGTGCTAGAATTTTTCAGCAACACATTCCAGTCAGCATCTTCACTATACAGAGTTTTAATCTGATCGTTTACTTCTTGAAAAGCAATATTAGCAATCATGGAAGCTTCCCCTATATCTTTAGCTGTACGTGTAAAACGGCCAGTAAACTGTAGCGTGATCCCCAGGCTTTTGTGGATGTCATGCATTGCAGCAATCTTAAGTTGTGGAAGGTCAAAACCTTCTCCGAGCATATCAACACAAATTATAATTCTTGATTGCCTGGAAAAGACTTTTTCTAGTGCTTCTTTCTTTTCGCTTGGGCGTAACTGACTATGAATTACTACAGGATTAAACTCCGGATATTCATTATAAAGAGGGGAGATTTCAAATGTTCTACTGATGCTGTTAACTCTGGCCATTAATATATGATCGAAACCTTGTTCAAGATCTTCTCTTAGTTTATTTACTGAAACTTGGGCAATGGATCTATCAGACAATTCTTCTGAGAATTGTAAGATAGGAAGAAAGTTGATTTTTTTAAAATACCCCTCATTCTGTGCCTTTTCTAAAGGGAAGTTGAAAATTATTTTTCCATCTAAGTGCTTACCGTCATTTCTAAAAGGAGTGGCTGTAAACTGAATAATATTCTTATCAATAAATTTATCGCGGAAAGAAGCCCAAGTAGGAGCAGCGATATGATGCGCTTCGTCAATAAAAAGATGAGAACAGCGACCGGCTATTTTTAACTGTAGCTCTCTAGAGAGCCCTCCTACAATACTCATTGTCGTCACTACAACGTTACAAACGTTAAAAAGATTGTCAATATCCTCACTAGTCTTAGGTTTGTGTAGCATAAGTCCTACCACTGGGTAAAGTGCACCTTCACCAATAACACCGAACTTTTTTAAAACGCCAAAAGATATAAACTTATTAGAAATTTGTGTTCTAAGAGGATCTGTAGGGACTACTATTAAGAGCTTCTTGCATTGTTTAGAAACTAGTAAACTAATCATTGTTTCAGTTTTACCAGTGCCTGTAGGCATAACTACGGAAGCGGGCTTATCGGAAAGAATCCAATGTGATAAAACAGAGTGAATTGCTCCGACTTGCGGGGTTCTAAGTCCATCCTGTATGACTTCCTGTTCACGTGTGATTTCATATTTAAAATTAAACGAGTTTATCCAAGAGCCTAAAACAGTTTCTTGAATTTGTTCTAGTGGGATCGTTAACTCCCTAAGTAAGGGATGTTTTATCCATTTGAGT encodes:
- a CDS encoding RNA methyltransferase, whose product is MEIISPQNTRVKEWSGLQEKKHRDKSGKYIVEGIHLVQEALLAEADVECLAFDLDKGMPAELKPLLQAVQGMEVIGVSAAVIAKCSSTNTPQPVFAIVRKEQQGVEAILAKPDSLVIVLDGVQDPGNVGTIIRSADASGADGVILGQGCADLFNPKTIRSTMGSMFHLPVVEGDLGAILPQARERGALLVSTSLSGEDSCYTHDFRGSQWLLIGSEGKGISPQTAALVDKSIIIPMAGRAESLNAAMAATILLFEGMRQRGIHSK
- a CDS encoding TrkA family potassium uptake protein — its product is MAKKQYAVIGMGRFGSSVAKALSGMGFDVLAIDADEQRTQEISNIVTHAVSADSTDEEALRALGIRNFDVVVVAIGEDIQASILTTLILKDLGVPAILAKAKNELHGKVLGKIGADKVIYPERDMGNRVAHHLASPNILDYIELSPDYSILDMKVSGQMLGKNLIELNIRAKYGCNVMAIRRGEEMNISPRAEDRLTEGDVLVIVGRKDNLTKLELAYQ
- a CDS encoding DEAD/DEAH box helicase family protein, with product MATIFLTLPPIFQVDTTISNNKVKQLLLPEETDTFPYQDYKQDRAIGYVLQYQDIKSILLLKNNARIPEQFAYVIKLNGDLLDNAQLKWIKHPLLRELTIPLEQIQETVLGSWINSFNFKYEITREQEVIQDGLRTPQVGAIHSVLSHWILSDKPASVVMPTGTGKTETMISLLVSKQCKKLLIVVPTDPLRTQISNKFISFGVLKKFGVIGEGALYPVVGLMLHKPKTSEDIDNLFNVCNVVVTTMSIVGGLSRELQLKIAGRCSHLFIDEAHHIAAPTWASFRDKFIDKNIIQFTATPFRNDGKHLDGKIIFNFPLEKAQNEGYFKKINFLPILQFSEELSDRSIAQVSVNKLREDLEQGFDHILMARVNSISRTFEISPLYNEYPEFNPVVIHSQLRPSEKKEALEKVFSRQSRIIICVDMLGEGFDLPQLKIAAMHDIHKSLGITLQFTGRFTRTAKDIGEASMIANIAFQEVNDQIKTLYSEDADWNVLLKNSSTGAIRTVVEQSEFLSGFQTGLIEEIPIQNIYPKMSTVSYKTNSHAWQPDRILEIFPKSQEVLYTIHNERKILVAVIKNIIPVSWGDIREIYNISWDIYIVYFDITKGLLFINSTIKGTHQQLAEVITKNAEIIKGEDIFKTFHGLNRIILQNVGLNDAFHGPISFRMYTGVDIAQGLSDAQKRNTFKSNIFGLGFENGEKTSIGCSYRGKIWSRKIATISDWCDWCDAVGTKITDESINVDDLLAGVLKPIIIRERPNLMPITIEWPTSFAIDSESLIHIEVNGTNYPLYECELQLETPSLEGNIKFKLVTPNYQGELELHFDPTIEEGRNYRYIQSNRSNIEIKKGGTKKSITTWFYEEAPIIRFHNGSFLANNYFVNPNRANYLPYNSDYINGWNWNNTDITKESQNEVKRPDSIQYALIQKLLAEGIYDIIFDDDSSGEAADVVTIRVADEKIYIQFYHCKYSHGSSPGARVSDLYEVCGQAQKSIRWKDDIYALLKHLERREGMRLRSGRASRFELGELKKLNELKKMAKFYPFHLSIYIVQPGLSKAIVSQEQLEILSATNNYLRETYNIVLQVISSN
- a CDS encoding small acid-soluble spore protein SspI, with product MPVTIDLRQAIIHKVHGQTEEGLREVIENSVDGPEAALPGLGVVFEMIWKDLDPAKQDRVLSMLHRHLDGLTPGSITT
- a CDS encoding peptide chain release factor 3, which translates into the protein MNKAPDHKLQQEVDKRRTFAIISHPDAGKTTLTEKLLLFGGAIRLAGTVKARKASKHATSDWMEIEKQRGISVTSSVMQFDYLDHRVNILDTPGHQDFSEDTYRTLTAADSAVMLIDVAKGVEAQTIKLFQVCAKRGIPIFTFINKLDREGRSPFELMEELENVLGIRSVPMNWPIGMGRELCGVYDRMKNQVELFQGDDHSVIKVQKVESYRDPVIREMAGEYLHDQLCADLELLDVAGDPFDYDKVMRGEITPVFFGSAINNFGVQTFLDNFLELAPKPEPRRSTEGQIEPTNEKFTGYVFKIQANMNPAHRDRIAFLRIVSGKFERGMSVKHVRAGKDIKLSQPQQFLAQDRDIVEEAYPGDIIGLFDPGIFRIGDTLSQAGDIEFDELPTFSPEIFSKVSIKNALKSKQFQKGIDQLTEEGMIQVFRTVNFDDILLGVVGQLQFEVFEYRMKGEYGVDVQLQRMSYQFARWIVDENKPDASKFRINSTLVTDKKGNYVVLFENEYAMRTAMEKNPTAKFLETAP